A stretch of Saccharomyces cerevisiae S288C chromosome IV, complete sequence DNA encodes these proteins:
- the ARO1 gene encoding pentafunctional protein ARO1p (Pentafunctional arom protein; catalyzes steps 2 through 6 in the biosynthesis of chorismate, which is a precursor to aromatic amino acids) — MVQLAKVPILGNDIIHVGYNIHDHLVETIIKHCPSSTYVICNDTNLSKVPYYQQLVLEFKASLPEGSRLLTYVVKPGETSKSRETKAQLEDYLLVEGCTRDTVMVAIGGGVIGDMIGFVASTFMRGVRVVQVPTSLLAMVDSSIGGKTAIDTPLGKNFIGAFWQPKFVLVDIKWLETLAKREFINGMAEVIKTACIWNADEFTRLESNASLFLNVVNGAKNVKVTNQLTNEIDEISNTDIEAMLDHTYKLVLESIKVKAEVVSSDERESSLRNLLNFGHSIGHAYEAILTPQALHGECVSIGMVKEAELSRYFGILSPTQVARLSKILVAYGLPVSPDEKWFKELTLHKKTPLDILLKKMSIDKKNEGSKKKVVILESIGKCYGDSAQFVSDEDLRFILTDETLVYPFKDIPADQQKVVIPPGSKSISNRALILAALGEGQCKIKNLLHSDDTKHMLTAVHELKGATISWEDNGETVVVEGHGGSTLSACADPLYLGNAGTASRFLTSLAALVNSTSSQKYIVLTGNARMQQRPIAPLVDSLRANGTKIEYLNNEGSLPIKVYTDSVFKGGRIELAATVSSQYVSSILMCAPYAEEPVTLALVGGKPISKLYVDMTIKMMEKFGINVETSTTEPYTYYIPKGHYINPSEYVIESDASSATYPLAFAAMTGTTVTVPNIGFESLQGDARFARDVLKPMGCKITQTATSTTVSGPPVGTLKPLKHVDMEPMTDAFLTACVVAAISHDSDPNSANTTTIEGIANQRVKECNRILAMATELAKFGVKTTELPDGIQVHGLNSIKDLKVPSDSSGPVGVCTYDDHRVAMSFSLLAGMVNSQNERDEVANPVRILERHCTGKTWPGWWDVLHSELGAKLDGAEPLECTSKKNSKKSVVIIGMRAAGKTTISKWCASALGYKLVDLDELFEQQHNNQSVKQFVVENGWEKFREEETRIFKEVIQNYGDDGYVFSTGGGIVESAESRKALKDFASSGGYVLHLHRDIEETIVFLQSDPSRPAYVEEIREVWNRREGWYKECSNFSFFAPHCSAEAEFQALRRSFSKYIATITGVREIEIPSGRSAFVCLTFDDLTEQTENLTPICYGCEAVEVRVDHLANYSADFVSKQLSILRKATDSIPIIFTVRTMKQGGNFPDEEFKTLRELYDIALKNGVEFLDLELTLPTDIQYEVINKRGNTKIIGSHHDFQGLYSWDDAEWENRFNQALTLDVDVVKFVGTAVNFEDNLRLEHFRDTHKNKPLIAVNMTSKGSISRVLNNVLTPVTSDLLPNSAAPGQLTVAQINKMYTSMGGIEPKELFVVGKPIGHSRSPILHNTGYEILGLPHKFDKFETESAQLVKEKLLDGNKNFGGAAVTIPLKLDIMQYMDELTDAAKVIGAVNTVIPLGNKKFKGDNTDWLGIRNALINNGVPEYVGHTAGLVIGAGGTSRAALYALHSLGCKKIFIINRTTSKLKPLIESLPSEFNIIGIESTKSIEEIKEHVGVAVSCVPADKPLDDELLSKLERFLVKGAHAAFVPTLLEAAYKPSVTPVMTISQDKYQWHVVPGSQMLVHQGVAQFEKWTGFKGPFKAIFDAVTKE, encoded by the coding sequence ATGGTGCAGTTAGCCAAAGTCCCAATTCTAGGAAATGATATTATCCACGTTGGGTATAACATTCATGACCATTTGGTTGAAACCATAATTAAACATTGTCCTTCTTCGACATACGTTATTTGCAATGATACGAACTTGAGTAAAGTTCCATACTACCAGCAATTAGTCCTGGAATTCAAGGCTTCTTTGCCAGAAGGCTCTCGTTTACTTACTTATGTTGTTAAACCAGGTGAGACAAGTAAAAGTAGAGAAACCAAAGCGCAGCTAGAAGATTATCTTTTAGTGGAAGGATGTACTCGTGATACGGTTATGGTAGCGATCGGTGGTGGTGTTATTGGTGACATGATTGGGTTCGTTGCATCTACATTTATGAGAGGTGTTCGTGTTGTCCAAGTACCAACATCCTTATTGGCAATGGTCGATTCCTCCATTGGTGGTAAAACTGCTATTGACACTCCTCTAGGTAAAAACTTTATTGGTGCATTTTGGCAACCAAAATTTGTCCTTGTAGATATTAAATGGCTAGAAACGTTAGCCAAGAGAGAGTTTATCAATGGGATGGCAGAAGTTATCAAGACTGCTTGTATTTGGAACGCTGACGAATTTACTAGATTAGAATCAAACGCTTCGTTGTTCTTAAATGTTGTTAATGGGGCAAAAAATGTCAAGGTTACCAATCAATTGACAAACGAGATTGACGAGATATCGAATACAGATATTGAAGCTATGTTGGATCATACATATAAGTTAGTTCTTGAGAGTATTAAGGTCAAAGCGGAAGTTGTCTCTTCGGATGAACGTGAATCCAGTCTAAGAAACCTTTTGAACTTCGGACATTCTATTGGTCATGCTTATGAAGCTATACTAACCCCACAAGCATTACATGGTGAATGTGTGTCCATTGGTATGGTTAAAGAGGCGGAATTATCCCGTTATTTCGGTATTCTCTCCCCTACCCAAGTTGCACGTCTATCCAAGATTTTGGTTGCCTACGGGTTGCCTGTTTCGCCTGATGAGAAATGGTTTAAAGAGCTAACCTTACATAAGAAAACACCATTGGATAtcttattgaagaaaatgagtATTGACAAGAAAAACGAGGGTTCCAAAAAGAAGGTGGTCATTTTAGAAAGTATTGGTAAGTGCTATGGTGACTCCGCTCAATTTGTTAGCGATGAAGACCTGAGATTTATTCTAACAGATGAAACCCTCGTTTACCCCTTCAAGGACATCCCTGCTGATCAACAGAAAGTTGTTATCCCCCCTGGTTCTAAGTCCATCTCCAATCGTGCTTTAATTCTTGCTGCCCTCGGTGAAGGTCAATGTAAAATCAAGAACTTATTACATTCTGATGATACTAAACATATGTTAACCGCTGTTCATGAATTGAAAGGTGCTACGATATCATGGGAAGATAATGGTGAGACGGTAGTGGTGGAAGGACATGGTGGTTCCACATTGTCAGCTTGTGCTGACCCCTTATATCTAGGTAATGCAGGTACTGCATCTAGATTTTTGACTTCCTTGGCTGCCTTGGTCAATTCTACTTCAAGCCAAAAGTATATCGTTTTAACTGGTAACGCAAGAATGCAACAAAGACCAATTGCTCCTTTGGTCGATTCTTTGCGTGCTAATGGTACTAAAATTGAGTACTTGAATAATGAAGGTTCCCTGCCAATCAAAGTTTATACTGATTCGGTATTCAAAGGTGGTAGAATTGAATTAGCTGCTACAGTTTCTTCTCAGTACGTATCCTCTATCTTGATGTGTGCCCCATACGCTGAAGAACCTGTAACTTTGGCTCTTGTTGGTGGTAAGCCAATCTCTAAATTGTACGTCGATATgacaataaaaatgatggAAAAATTCGGTATCAATGTTGAAACTTCTACTACAGAACCTTACACTTATTATATTCCAAAGGGACATTATATTAACCCATCAGAATACGTCATTGAAAGTGATGCCTCAAGTGCTACATACCCATTGGCCTTCGCCGCAATGACTGGTACTACCGTAACGGTTCCAAACATTGGTTTTGAGTCGTTACAAGGTGATGCCAGATTTGCAAGAGATGTCTTGAAACCTATGGGTTGTAAAATAACTCAAACGGCAACTTCAACTACTGTTTCGGGTCCTCCTGTAGGTACTTTAAAGCCATTAAAACATGTTGATATGGAGCCAATGACTGATGCGTTCTTAACTGCATGTGTTGTTGCCGCTATTTCGCACGACAGTGATCCAAATTCTGCAAATACAACCACCATTGAAGGTATTGCAAACCAGCGTGTCAAAGAGTGTAACAGAATTTTGGCCATGGCTACAGAGCTCGCCAAATTTGGCGTCAAAACTACAGAATTACCAGATGGTATTCAAGTCCATGGTTTAAACTCGATAAAAGATTTGAAGGTTCCTTCCGACTCTTCTGGACCTGTCGGTGTATGCACATATGATGATCATCGTGTGGCCATGAGTTTCTCGCTTCTTGCAGGAATGGTAAATTCTCAAAATGAACGTGACGAAGTTGCTAATCCTGTAAGAATACTTGAAAGACATTGTACTGGTAAAACCTGGCCTGGCTGGTGGGATGTGTTACATTCCGAACTAGGTGCCAAATTAGATGGTGCAGAACCTTTAGAGTGCACATCCAAAAAGAACTCAAAGAAAAGCGTTGTCATTATTGGCATGAGAGCAGCTGGCAAAACTACTATAAGTAAATGGTGCGCATCCGCTCTGGGTTACAAATTAGTTGACCTAGACGAGCTGTTTGAGCAACAGCATAACAATCAAAGTGTTAAACAATTTGTTGTGGAGAACGGTTGGGAGAAGTTCCGTGAGGAAGAaacaagaattttcaaggaagttattcaaaattacGGCGATGATGGATATGTTTTCTCAACAGGTGGCGGTATTGTTGAAAGCGCTGAGTCTAGAAAAGCCTTAAAAGATTTTGCCTCATCAGGTGGATACGTTTTACACTTACATAGGGATATTGAGGAGACAATTGTCTTTTTACAAAGTGATCCTTCAAGACCTGCCTATGTGGAAGAAATTCGTGAAGTTTGGAACAGAAGGGAGGGGTGGTATAAAGAATGCTcaaatttctctttctttgctCCTCATTGCTCCGCAGAAGCTGAGTTCCAAGCTCTAAGAAGATCGTTTAGTAAGTACATTGCAACCATTACAGGTGTCAGAGAAATAGAAATTCCAAGCGGAAGATCTGCCTTTGTGTGTTTAACCTTTGATGACTTAACTGAACAAACTGAGAATTTGACTCCAATCTGTTATGGTTGTGAGGCTGTAGAGGTCAGAGTAGACCATTTGGCTAATTACTCTGCTGATTTCGTGAGTAAACAGTTATCTATATTGCGTAAAGCCACTGACAGTATTCCTATCATTTTTACTGTGCGAACCATGAAGCAAGGTGGCAACTTTCCTGATGAAGAGTTCAAAACCTTGAGAGAGCTATACGATATTGCCTTGAAGAATGGTGTTGAATTCCTTGACTTAGAACTAACTTTACCTACTGATATCCAATATGAGGTTATTAACAAAAGGGGCAACACCAAGATCATTGGTTCCCATCATGACTTCCAAGGATTATACTCCTGGGACGACGCTGAATGGGAAAACAGATTCAATCAAGCGTTAACTCTTGATGTGGATGTTGTAAAATTTGTGGGTACGGCTGTTAATTTCGAAGATAATTTGAGACTGGAACACTTTAGGGATACACACAAGAATAAGCCTTTAATTGCAGTTAATATGACTTCTAAAGGTAGCATTTCTCGTGTTTTGAATAATGTTTTAACACCTGTGACATCAGATTTATTGCCTAACTCCGCTGCCCCTGGCCAATTGACAGTAGCACAAATTAACAAGATGTATACATCTATGGGAGGTATCGAGCCTAAGGAACTGTTTGTTGTTGGAAAGCCAATTGGCCACTCTAGATCGCCAATTTTACATAACACTGGCTATGAAATTTTAGGTTTACCTCACAAGTTCGATAAATTTGAAACTGAATCCGCACAATTggtgaaagaaaaacttttggACGGAAACAAGAACTTTGGCGGTGCTGCAGTCACAATTCCTCTGAAATTAGATATAATGCAGTACATGGATGAATTGACTGATGCTGCTAAAGTTATTGGTGCTGTAAACACAGTTATACCATTGGGTAACAAGAAGTTTAAGGGTGATAATACCGACTGGTTAGGTATCCGTAATGCCTTAATTAACAATGGCGTTCCCGAATATGTTGGTCATACCGCTGGTTTGGTTATCGGTGCAGGTGGCACTTCTAGAGCCGCCCTTTACGCCTTGCACAGTTTAGGTTGCAAAAAGATCTTCATAATCAACAGGACAACTTCGAAATTGAAGCCATTAATAGAGTCACTTCCATCTGAATTCAACATTATTGGAATAGAGTCCACTAAATCTATAGAAGAGATTAAGGAACACGTTGGCGTTGCTGTCAGCTGTGTACCAGCCGACAAACCATTAGATGACGAACTTTTAAGTAAGCTGGAGAGATTCCTTGTGAAAGGTGCCCATGCTGCTTTTGTACCAACCTTATTGGAAGCCGCATACAAACCAAGCGTTACTCCCGTTATGACAATTTCACAAGACAAATATCAATGGCACGTTGTCCCTGGATCACAAATGTTAGTACACCAAGGTGTAGCTCAGTTTGAAAAGTGGACAGGATTCAAGGGCCCTTTCAAGGCCATTTTTGATGCCGTTACGAAAGAGTAG
- the MTC5 gene encoding Mtc5p (Subunit of SEACAT, a subcomplex of the SEA complex; Mtc1p, along with Rtc1p and Sea4p, redundantly inhibit the TORC1 inhibitory role of the Iml1p/SEACIT (Iml1p-Npr2p-Npr3p) subcomplex, a GAP for GTPase Gtr1p (EGOC subunit) in response to amino acid limitation, thereby resulting in activation of TORC1 signaling; SEA is a coatomer-related complex that associates dynamically with the vacuole; relative distribution to the vacuolar membrane decreases upon DNA replication stress): protein MCSSINEGPYNSPTFGKSLSLKVDGGFNAVSINPSGRDIVLASRQGLYIIDLDDPFTPPRWLHHITPWQVADVQWSPHPAKPYWIVSTSNQKAIIWNLAKSSSNAIEFVLHGHSRAITDINFNPQHPDVLATCSVDTYVHAWDMRSPHRPFYSTSSWRSAASQVKWNYKDPNVLASSHGNDIFVWDLRKGSTPLCSLKGHVSSVNSIDFNRFKYSEIMSSSNDGTVKFWDYSKSTTESKRTVTTNFPIWRGRYLPFGEGYCIMPMVGGNNAVYLINLCDDDDSEQNKKTKLQPIYAFKGHSDRVIDFLWRSRHTCDGDYDDREFQLVTWSKDCDLKLWPISDSIYGKVNFDRGKRLEEKLPDYDYCSYNKEPENRENVQKNEFRRLRENFVTTSGLKKNKTNHITWLSGIRMNSATSQEDLFNETKIQNLGEEVSAIGHKFPKVVFEKISVSTRELCLTLNGPWSEENPDDYIFLRISINFPLNYPNKGDPPKFTIEENSNLTMSKRQEILSNLATIGQKYTDSNLYCLEPCIRFVLGEKVSLEDIEEGQEPLLNFDIADHIDFEELSSLDSSYSDSQNPENLSSQSDIESYKEALVFPDTSNQGLDFGRNLALDTTPVPNGCGSCWTATGELFCFFANEKKPEKKQNAIIKLSQKEAGVEKHPFKIEPQVLYDKEVDSSVITAADELKARPKRYVDTLGLGGGTNGDSRTYFDDETSSDDSFDSVADDWDDILRNDIIVRTKIPILRGNFKAFSSVHSESGKTVESTKKNKNLVISKNFSSLLSDRKELALEYLFMDATPEGFARNNALVAEKFDLDEISHCWQILSDMLIDQSDYDPYTTIWNNHPMGIKWFIKEAIVYFERQQNLQMLAMLCCVILSARRKKIPARYYGQELENMEGTIVFNDNESQNTSFWKGSDAFSTRSRSSTVTPNFYGNHLRGKNIHGGDNSSIRSDDHHARLRTHNTLNGSSKFTEPAQKQGSRAISSSPFHSRMPDIKVELLHDDIIEAYEQEDLLHLEVSDIPKFQTYIYQYSKLLFRWGLPLERVKILKVSTDFRSSYSSQGIPPNNNKKSPYNGVLTHWIENNEFGEEKFLARNCNYCDLRVTRSSFICGNCQHVLHSSCARIWWEIGDECPSGCGCNCPEMFDA, encoded by the coding sequence ATGTGCAGTAGTATAAATGAAGGTCCGTATAATTCGCCcacttttggaaaatcaTTATCGTTGAAAGTAGATGGTGGGTTCAATGCCGTATCTATCAATCCCTCTGGTAGGGATATTGTTTTGGCCAGTCGGCAAGGTCTTTATATTATCGACCTGGATGATCCGTTTACACCTCCAAGGTGGTTGCATCATATTACGCCCTGGCAAGTTGCTGATGTACAATGGTCGCCACATCCCGCAAAACCATATTGGATAGTCTCGACATCGAATCAAAAGGCAATCATATGGAACTTAGCaaaatcttcatcaaatGCCATTGAGTTTGTACTTCATGGGCACTCAAGAGCAATTACAGATATAAACTTCAATCCGCAACATCCGGATGTTTTAGCTACCTGTTCAGTCGATACGTATGTACATGCTTGGGATATGAGAAGTCCACATAGACCATTTTATTCGACAAGTTCATGGAGATCTGCTGCTTCTCAAGTGAAGTGGAATTACAAGGATCCTAACGTCTTGGCATCTTCACATGGAAATGATATATTTGTGTGGGATTTGAGAAAAGGCTCCACTCCCCTCTGTTCTTTGAAAGGCCATGTAAGCTCCGTAAATAGCATAGATTTTAACCGGTTCAAATATTCTGAAATTATGTCGAGTTCGAACGATGGGACGGTGAAGTTTTGGgattattcaaaaagtacGACAGAATCAAAGAGAACTGTAACaacaaattttccaatCTGGAGAGGACGTTACCTTCCTTTTGGAGAAGGTTATTGTATTATGCCAATGGTTGGAGGCAATAACGCAGTTTATCTGATTAATCTATGCGACGATGATGACAGTGAACAAAATAAGAAGACGAAACTCCAGCCAATATATGCATTTAAAGGGCATAGTGACCGAGTAATTGACTTTCTTTGGAGATCAAGACATACGTGCGATGGGGATTACGACGATCGTGAATTTCAATTGGTTACTTGGTCCAAAGACTGCGATTTAAAACTATGGCCAATTTCTGATAGTATTTATGGGAAAGTTAACTTTGACAGAGGCAAGAGACTTGAGGAGAAACTACCAGATTATGATTATTGCTCATACAATAAGGAACCTGAAAATAGGGaaaatgttcaaaagaatGAGTTTAGGCGTTTACGAGAAAACTTTGTGACAACTTCTggattgaagaaaaacaagacaAACCACATAACATGGCTCTCAGGAATTAGAATGAATAGCGCAACTTCACAAGAGGATTTATTCAATGAGACaaaaatccaaaatttAGGAGAGGAAGTAAGCGCCATTGGTCACAAGTTCCCAAAAGtcgtttttgaaaagatatCCGTGTCCACAAGGGAATTGTGCCTGACGCTTAATGGCCCCTGGTCAGAGGAAAATCCTGATGATTATATATTCTTACGAATAAGTATTAATTTCCCTCTCAACTATCCAAACAAAGGGGACCCCCCCAAATTCACAATTGAAGAGAATTCAAATTTAACCATGAGTAAGAGACAAGAAATACTTTCCAATTTAGCAACAATTGGTCAAAAGTATACTGACTCAAATCTTTACTGCCTGGAGCCATGTATACGATTTGTTTTAGGTGAGAAGGTTAGCCTGGAGGACATCGAAGAAGGGCAAGAACCCTTAttaaattttgatattgcAGATCACatagattttgaagaattatcGTCACTGGATAGTTCATATTCCGATTCTCAAAACCCGGAAAACCTTTCTTCGCAATCAGATATAGAGTCATACAAGGAAGCACTGGTATTCCCAGATACTTCGAATCAAGGTTTGgattttggaagaaatttAGCTCTTGATACGACACCTGTTCCAAATGGGTGTGGATCTTGTTGGACTGCAACAGGTGAACTCTTCTGCTTCTTTgcaaatgagaaaaaacccgagaaaaagcaaaatgCAATAATTAAACTCTCTCAAAAAGAAGCAGGGGTAGAGAAGCATCCTTTTAAAATTGAGCCTCAAGTTTTATATGATAAGGAAGTTGACAGCAGTGTAATCACCGCTGCTGATGAATTGAAAGCTCGCCCTAAGCGGTACGTGGACACCTTGGGGCTGGGAGGCGGTACTAATGGGGATTCAAGAACATACTTTGACGACGAGACATCTTCCGACGATTCATTTGATAGTGTCGCGGACGATTGGGACGATATATTGAGAAATGATATAATAGTGAGAACAAAAATTCCAATACTAAGAGGTAATTTTAAAGCTTTCAGCTCAGTACATTCGGAATCCGGGAAAACAGTAGAAtctaccaaaaaaaataagaatttagtgatttccaaaaatttcagcAGTTTATTAAGCGACCGCAAAGAACTAGCATTAGAATACTTATTTATGGATGCCACACCGGAAGGATTTGCTAGAAATAACGCTTTGGTGGCAGAAAAGTTTGACCTTGATGAAATTAGTCATTGTTGGCAAATATTATCTGATATGTTGATAGACCAAAGTGATTACGATCCTTATACTACTATATGGAATAACCATCCCATGGGGATAAAGTGGTTCATAAAGGAAGCGATTGTCTACTTTGAGAGGCAACAAAATTTACAGATGCTGGCCATGTTATGCTGTGTCATATTAAGCGCCAGGAGAAAAAAGATTCCAGCCAGATATTATGGGCAAGAATTAGAGAATATGGAAGGAACCATTGTGTTTAATGACAACGAAAGTCAAAACACATCATTTTGGAAAGGATCTGATGCTTTTTCCACCAGGTCTAGGAGTAGCACTGTTACACCAAATTTTTATGGTAATCATTTGAGAGGAAAAAACATTCATGGAGGAGACAACTCCTCAATAAGGTCCGACGACCACCACGCTAGGTTAAGGACGCACAACACTCTTAATGGTAGTAGTAAATTTACGGAGCCGGCCCAAAAGCAGGGCAGCCGTGCCATTTCATCCAGCCCTTTTCATAGTAGAATGCCTGACATCAAAGTCGAGCTTTTACATGACGATATTATAGAAGCTTATGAACAAGAAGACCTCTTACATTTAGAGGTATCAGACATACCAAAGTTCCAAACTTATATTTATCAATATTCAAAGTTACTTTTTAGATGGGGACTGCCTTTAGAAAGGGTCAAAATTCTAAAAGTTAGTACTGATTTCAGAAGTTCTTATAGTTCCCAAGGCATCCCCCCTAAcaataacaagaaaagtCCTTACAATGGTGTACTTACGCACTGGATCGAGAACAACGAGTttggagaagaaaaattcctAGCCCGAAATTGTAATTACTGTGATTTAAGAGTGACAAGAAGTAGCTTCATATGTGGAAATTGTCAACATGTTTTACACTCTTCGTGCGCGAGGATATGGTGGGAGATTGGTGATGAGTGCCCATCTGGATGTGGGTGCAATTGTCCGGAAATGTTCGATGCCTAA
- the SAC6 gene encoding fimbrin (Fimbrin, actin-bundling protein; cooperates with Scp1p in organization and maintenance of the actin cytoskeleton; phosphorylated by Cdc28p/Clb2p in metaphase on T103, to regulate conformation, and modulate actin filament binding affinity and actin cable dynamics; relocalizes from the plasma membrane to the cytoplasm upon DNA replication stress; human homologs PLS3 and LCP1 implicated in spinocerebellar ataxia type 2 (SCA2) can each complement yeast null mutant), whose product MNIVKLQRKFPILTQEDLFSTIEKFRAIDLDDKGWVEKQQALEAVSKDGDATYDEARETLKHVGVDASGRVELDDYVGLVAKLRESKTGAAPQTTFNVAPNSTPIVSTAATGLQHKGKGTQAKIIVAGSQTGTTHTINEEERREFTKHINSVLAGDQDIGDLLPFPTDTFQLFDECRDGLVLSKLINDSVPDTIDTRVLNWPKKGKELNNFQASENANIVINSAKAIGCVVVNVHSEDIIEGREHLILGLIWQIIRRGLLSKIDIKLHPELYRLLEDDETLEQFLRLPPEQILLRWFNYHLKQANWNRRVTNFSKDVSDGENYTILLNQLDPALCSKAPLQTTDLMERAEQVLQNAEKLDCRKYLTPSSLVAGNPKLNLAFVAHLFNTHPGLEPIQEEEKPEIEEFDAEGEREARVFTLWLNSLDVDPPVISLFDDLKDGLILLQAYEKVMPGAVDFKHVNKRPASGAEISRFKALENTNYAVDLGRAKGFSLVGIEGSDIVDGNKLLTLGLVWQLMRRNISITMKTLSSSGRDMSDSQILKWAQDQVTKGGKNSTIRSFKDQALSNAHFLLDVLNGIAPGYVDYDLVTPGNTEEERYANARLAISIARKLGALIWLVPEDINEVRARLIITFIASLMTLNK is encoded by the exons ATGAATATTGTCAAATTACAA AGaaaatttccaattttGACTCAAGAGGATCTTTTTTCCACAATTGAAAAGTTCAGAGCCATTGACTTAGATGATAAAGGATGGGTTGAAAAACAGCAAGCTCTAGAAGCGGTGTCCAAAGATGGTGATGCTACTTATGACGAAGCAAGAGAAACCCTGAAGCATGTGGGTGTGGATGCGTCAGGCCGTGTTGAACTGGACGATTACGTCGGGTTGGTTGCAAAATTAAGAGAATCTAAAACAGGAGCTGCTCCACAGACCACTTTCAACGTAGCACCTAACTCAACCCCTATTGTTTCCACTGCTGCCACAGGACTACAGCACAAGGGTAAGGGTACTCAAGCCAAGATTATTGTTGCTGGCTCCCAAACAGGTACTACACATACCatcaatgaagaagaaagacgTGAATTTACTAAACATATCAATAGCGTCTTGGCGGGAGACCAAGATATAGGTGATTTGCTTCCATTTCCTACTGATACTTTCCAATTATTTGATGAATGTAGGGATGGGTTGGTGCTATCTAAGTTGATCAACGACTCTGTTCCTGATACTATCGATACAAGAGTTTTGAATTGGCCTAAGAAGGGTAAGGAATTGAATAATTTTCAGGCTAGTGAAAATGCTAATATTGTTATTAATTCTGCAAAAGCCATTGGTTGTGTCGTTGTTAATGTTCATTCCGAGGACATTATTGAAGGTAGAGAGCATTTGATCCTGGGTTTGATTTGGCAAATTATTAGGAGAGGTTTGTTAAGTAAAATTGATATTAAGCTGCATCCTGAGTTATACCGTCTATTGGAGGATGATGAAACGTTGGAGCAATTTTTGAGGTTGCCTCCGGAGCAAATTCTACTACGTTGGTTTAACTACCATTTGAAGCAAGCAAACTGGAACAGAAGGGttaccaatttttcaaaagacgTGTCTGATGGTGAAAACTATACTATCTTGTTGAACCAGTTGGACCCCGCCTTGTGTTCTAAGGCACCATTACAAACCACAGATTTAATGGAGAGAGCTGAGCAAGTTTTACAAAATGCTGAAAAGCTAGATTGTAGAAAGTATTTAACCCCAAGTTCATTAGTTGCGGGGAACCCTAAATTAAACCTGGCTTTCGTGGCACATCTATTCAATACACATCCTGGATTAGAGCCTATTCaggaagaggaaaagcctgaaattgaagaatttgacGCCGAAGGTGAGAGAGAGGCAAGAGTCTTTACCTTATGGTTGAACTCTCTTGACGTTGATCCACCTGTCATTTCGCTGTTTGATGATTTGAAGGATGGTTTGATATTATTGCAAGCTTACGAAAAGGTGATGCCCGGTGCTGTTGATTTTAAACATGTCAACAAAAGACCGGCCTCGGGTGCAGAGATATCCAGATTCAAAGCCTTAGAAAACACCAACTATGCAGTCGACTTGGGCAGAGCCAAAGGATTTTCTTTGGTTGGTATCGAAGGATCTGATATTGTAGATGGTAACAAATTACTGACCTTAGGGTTAGTGTGGCAATTGATGCGTAGAAATATTTCGATAACCATGAAGACATTATCCTCAAGTGGTAGAGACATGAGTGATTCTCAAATATTAAAGTGGGCCCAAGACCAGGTAACTAAAGGTGGTAAAAACTCTACCATTAGATCATTTAAGGACCAAGCTTTATCAAACGCCCACTTCTTATTGGATGTTCTGAATGGTATCGCGCCGGGCTATGTTGATTATGATCTAGTCACCCCTGGTAACACCGAGGAAGAAAGGTACGCAAACGCAAGATTGGCTATTTCTATTGCTAGAAAGTTGGGTGCTTTGATTTGGTTGGTGCCAGAAGATATCAACGAAGTTCGTGCAAGATTAATTATTACTTTTATCGCTTCGTTAATGACTTTGAACAAATGA